In one Granulicella cerasi genomic region, the following are encoded:
- a CDS encoding phosphoribosylaminoimidazolesuccinocarboxamide synthase, translated as MIDPQTLIAAIPGCLAQTDVPTGTKYTGKVRDTYDLNDGRLLLITTDRQSGFDRLLGAIPYKGQVLNRTSLWWFERTQHIVPNHVLASSHANALLGRKCTVLPIEFVVRGYLTGSTDTSIWTKYQNGERSFATITLPDGMKKNQPLPQNIVTPTTKETTHDRPITGEEIVSEGWLTAEQWAYCQMKALELFAFGQQEAAKHGLILVDTKYEFGVDSEGTIRLIDEVHTPDSSRYWLADSYEQLVADGKEPHMIDKEFFRLWFRERCDPYADATLPTPPPELIAELAARYIQLFETITGETFAPDPRPLNATIAEALA; from the coding sequence GTGATCGATCCGCAAACACTCATCGCTGCTATCCCGGGTTGCCTTGCGCAGACGGACGTTCCAACGGGCACGAAGTACACAGGCAAGGTGCGCGACACGTATGACCTGAATGATGGTCGCTTGCTGTTGATCACCACCGACCGTCAGAGCGGCTTCGATCGTTTGCTGGGCGCGATTCCCTACAAGGGGCAGGTGCTGAATCGCACGTCTCTGTGGTGGTTTGAACGTACGCAGCACATCGTGCCGAACCACGTGCTGGCAAGTTCGCACGCGAATGCGTTGCTGGGCCGCAAATGTACGGTGCTTCCGATCGAGTTCGTGGTGCGTGGATACCTCACGGGTTCGACCGATACATCGATCTGGACGAAGTATCAGAACGGCGAACGCAGCTTCGCGACGATCACGCTTCCTGATGGCATGAAGAAGAACCAGCCGTTGCCGCAGAACATCGTGACGCCAACGACGAAGGAAACGACGCATGATCGCCCCATCACCGGGGAGGAGATTGTGAGTGAGGGCTGGCTGACCGCAGAGCAATGGGCTTACTGCCAGATGAAGGCGCTTGAGCTCTTCGCGTTCGGTCAGCAGGAGGCCGCGAAGCATGGGCTGATTCTCGTCGATACGAAGTACGAGTTCGGCGTGGACAGCGAAGGCACGATTCGCCTGATCGACGAAGTGCATACGCCTGACTCGAGCCGCTACTGGTTGGCTGATTCTTACGAGCAACTCGTGGCGGATGGCAAAGAGCCGCACATGATCGACAAAGAGTTCTTTCGCCTGTGGTTCCGCGAGCGCTGCGATCCTTACGCAGATGCGACATTGCCCACGCCGCCGCCAGAGCTGATCGCGGAGCTTGCAGCGCGCTACATTCAGCTCTTCGAGACCATTACGGGCGAGACCTTCGCGCCCGATCCTCGTCCGCTGAACGCAACGATCGCGGAGGCGCTCGCCTAA
- the purN gene encoding phosphoribosylglycinamide formyltransferase, producing the protein MSQTPLKVAVLGSTRGTAMQGLLNAIREKSLDVELVLVLSDRENAGILERAQLHNVPSLWIPAKGVSREAWEAEATKALRAVGADLVLMIGFMRIVTPQFVNDWRGKLLNVHPSLLPLFAGGMNMDVHAAVLAAGVDETGCTIHHVTEEVDGGPIVLQMRCPVLPGDTPETLKDRVQALEQQAFVEVLRHWSKR; encoded by the coding sequence ATGAGCCAGACTCCACTCAAGGTCGCGGTACTCGGTTCCACGCGGGGCACCGCCATGCAAGGTCTGCTGAATGCGATTCGAGAGAAGTCGCTCGACGTTGAGCTCGTGCTTGTACTCTCCGACCGCGAAAACGCAGGGATTCTTGAGCGCGCACAACTGCATAATGTGCCGTCGCTCTGGATTCCGGCGAAGGGCGTGTCGCGCGAGGCGTGGGAGGCGGAAGCGACGAAAGCTCTACGAGCAGTGGGTGCGGACTTGGTGTTGATGATCGGCTTCATGCGTATCGTGACGCCGCAGTTCGTGAATGATTGGCGAGGCAAGCTGCTCAACGTGCATCCCTCGTTGCTGCCGCTATTCGCAGGCGGCATGAACATGGACGTTCACGCGGCCGTGCTTGCTGCTGGCGTCGACGAGACGGGATGCACGATCCACCATGTGACTGAAGAGGTGGATGGAGGCCCGATCGTGTTGCAGATGCGCTGCCCTGTTTTGCCGGGCGATACCCCTGAAACGCTGAAGGACCGCGTGCAGGCTCTCGAACAACAAGCGTTCGTAGAAGTGCTGCGCCACTGGAGCAAACGATGA
- the purL gene encoding phosphoribosylformylglycinamidine synthase, translated as MQHTSSSVSGQRILVLPGESVFSSFEADRLLAKLGAGVSAVEGQYVYILALKPGVDELPAEELKKLGGLVELSAEPLPSSGLWIGPRPGTISPWSSKATDILRNTGFVAVDRIERARVVSIAGTVSIDEVAAGLFDRMTEAVFVDGAASFSALFAEHHARPLTHVDVLTRGAAAIEEADRELGLSLAADEIAYLVREFTALGRNPTDVELYMFAQANSEHCRHKIFNASWTIDGQPQEHSLFGMIRNTYEKSSENVLSAYRDNAAVISGSKGSRFFPEPGSHEYKAHEEDVHILCKVETHNHPTAISPFPGAATGAGGEIRDEGATGRGAKPKAGLAGFTVSNLRIPELTQAYEFAEDKPANIASPLDIMMEAPLGAAAYNNEFGRPNLTGYFRTFEQRDGDRTWGYHKPIMLAGGLGSIRAEHVEKGAMKPGYKLVALGGPSMLVGLGGGAASSGSSGQNEQLDFASVQRENPELERRAQEVIDRCWQMGDANPIAFIHDVGAGGLSNAFPELVKDGGLGGDFDLNAVPRAEAGLSPLELWCNESQERYVLAIAPENLDIFIALCERERCPYAVVGTGTAEQELKLRDGDANPIDLPMQLLFGKPPKMQRSFERIDLAQRSLDLSKITLAEAIERVLRVPAVASKNFLITIGDRSIGGLTVQDQMVGPWQVPVADCAVTMTSHGSKTGEAMAIGERTPLAVIDAAASARMAVGEVITNLAGAAISKLSDIKLSANWMAAAGEPGQDEALYDAVKAVGMELCPALGITIPVGKDSMSMRTRWSDDGAAKSVASPLSLIISGFAPVEDVRRTLTPSFEDKSAALLLVDFGVAVPRMGGSALAQAFGLMGNDAPDTPEPAKLKAFFDVIQRLNRDGLLLAYHDRSDGGLLSTLLEMAFASQSGLQVSDEVSTIEGLFNEELGGVIAVRREDRSQVVSIILSAGLHVVYAADAIAENQIVVGAELYKSSRTGLQKVWSETSHAVARRRDNPSCADQEFALLEDATRPGIAVRASFDLAERPAAPFLKLARPRVAILREQGVNGQVEMAAAFDRAGFTAVDVHMSDLLAGRAHLNDFTGLAACGGFSYGDVLGAGSGWAKTILYNDQLAEMFANFFARESTFSLGVCNGCQMMAQLRDLIPGAAHWPRFLRNTSARFEARICMVEIPESPSIMFADMAGSQMPIAIAHGEGRVHEAPADAAVAMRYVDTYGKATQQYPLNPNGSADAIAGFTSDDGRALIVMPHPERVFLGEQHTWTRKLEHSPWQRMFDNARKWIG; from the coding sequence TTGCAGCACACCTCTAGTTCTGTCTCCGGCCAACGCATCCTGGTACTGCCAGGAGAGAGTGTCTTTTCATCCTTTGAAGCCGATCGCCTGCTGGCGAAGCTCGGTGCTGGTGTGTCTGCGGTAGAAGGCCAGTACGTCTACATCCTTGCGTTGAAGCCGGGTGTAGACGAGCTGCCTGCCGAGGAGTTGAAGAAGCTCGGCGGCCTGGTGGAGTTGAGCGCGGAGCCGCTTCCCTCTTCCGGCCTTTGGATCGGCCCGCGCCCCGGCACGATCAGCCCCTGGTCGAGCAAAGCAACGGACATTCTGCGGAACACGGGCTTCGTGGCGGTCGATCGCATTGAGCGTGCGCGCGTGGTTTCAATCGCAGGTACGGTCTCGATCGATGAAGTCGCGGCGGGGCTGTTTGATCGCATGACGGAGGCGGTCTTCGTAGACGGCGCCGCAAGCTTTTCTGCCCTGTTCGCCGAGCACCATGCGCGTCCGTTGACGCATGTCGACGTGCTGACGCGCGGTGCGGCTGCGATCGAAGAGGCAGATCGCGAGCTGGGACTCTCGCTGGCCGCCGATGAAATCGCGTACCTCGTGCGTGAGTTCACCGCGCTCGGCCGCAACCCGACGGACGTGGAACTCTACATGTTTGCGCAAGCGAACAGCGAGCACTGCCGCCACAAGATCTTCAACGCCTCGTGGACGATTGATGGTCAGCCGCAGGAGCATTCCCTCTTCGGCATGATTCGCAACACCTACGAGAAGTCGAGTGAGAACGTGCTCTCGGCGTATCGCGACAATGCGGCGGTCATCAGCGGATCGAAGGGCTCACGCTTCTTCCCTGAGCCGGGCAGCCATGAGTATAAGGCGCACGAGGAAGATGTCCACATTCTCTGCAAGGTAGAGACTCACAACCATCCGACGGCGATTTCGCCCTTTCCGGGCGCGGCGACGGGCGCGGGTGGTGAGATCCGCGATGAAGGCGCTACCGGTCGCGGCGCGAAGCCGAAGGCTGGGCTTGCGGGTTTCACGGTTTCGAATCTGCGCATCCCCGAGCTGACGCAAGCGTACGAGTTTGCCGAAGACAAGCCTGCAAACATTGCAAGTCCGCTCGACATCATGATGGAAGCGCCGCTTGGCGCCGCGGCTTATAACAACGAGTTTGGTCGCCCGAACCTGACCGGCTACTTCCGCACCTTCGAGCAGCGTGATGGCGATCGCACGTGGGGATATCACAAGCCGATCATGCTCGCAGGTGGTCTCGGTAGCATTCGCGCAGAGCATGTCGAGAAGGGCGCGATGAAGCCCGGCTATAAGCTCGTCGCGCTCGGTGGGCCGTCGATGCTGGTTGGCCTTGGCGGCGGTGCTGCATCGTCTGGTTCTTCAGGACAGAATGAACAGCTCGACTTCGCCAGCGTGCAGCGCGAGAACCCTGAGCTCGAGCGCCGTGCGCAGGAAGTGATTGATCGTTGCTGGCAGATGGGCGACGCGAATCCGATTGCGTTCATTCATGATGTCGGCGCTGGTGGTCTGTCGAACGCGTTCCCGGAACTCGTGAAGGACGGCGGTCTTGGCGGAGACTTCGACCTGAATGCGGTGCCGCGTGCGGAAGCAGGTCTGAGCCCGCTCGAGCTCTGGTGCAACGAGTCGCAGGAGCGCTACGTGCTTGCGATCGCACCGGAGAACCTCGACATTTTCATCGCCCTCTGCGAGCGCGAGCGCTGTCCGTATGCCGTGGTCGGCACGGGCACTGCGGAGCAGGAACTCAAGCTGCGCGACGGCGATGCGAACCCTATCGATCTGCCCATGCAGCTCCTCTTCGGCAAGCCGCCGAAGATGCAGCGCAGCTTCGAGCGTATCGACCTGGCTCAGCGGTCGCTTGATCTTTCGAAGATCACGCTTGCAGAGGCTATCGAGCGCGTCCTCCGCGTGCCTGCGGTCGCTTCGAAGAACTTTCTGATCACCATTGGCGATCGTTCTATCGGCGGACTCACGGTGCAGGATCAGATGGTAGGCCCGTGGCAGGTTCCGGTTGCCGACTGTGCTGTCACGATGACCTCGCACGGCTCAAAGACCGGCGAAGCGATGGCCATCGGCGAGCGCACGCCGCTTGCGGTGATCGATGCGGCAGCGTCGGCGCGCATGGCTGTGGGTGAGGTGATTACGAACCTTGCTGGAGCCGCGATTTCCAAGCTCTCGGACATCAAGCTCTCCGCTAACTGGATGGCCGCTGCCGGCGAGCCCGGCCAGGACGAAGCGTTGTATGACGCGGTGAAGGCTGTAGGCATGGAGCTATGCCCTGCTCTCGGCATCACGATTCCTGTCGGCAAAGATTCGATGTCCATGCGCACACGCTGGAGTGATGACGGTGCGGCGAAGTCAGTTGCGTCGCCGCTCTCGCTGATCATCTCGGGCTTCGCGCCGGTGGAAGACGTTCGCCGCACGTTGACGCCGAGCTTCGAAGACAAGAGCGCGGCGTTGCTGCTTGTAGACTTTGGTGTCGCCGTTCCTCGCATGGGCGGATCCGCGCTCGCGCAGGCGTTTGGACTCATGGGCAACGATGCGCCTGATACGCCGGAGCCTGCGAAGCTCAAGGCCTTCTTCGACGTTATCCAACGCCTTAACCGTGATGGGCTGCTGTTGGCTTACCACGATCGCAGTGATGGCGGCCTCCTCTCCACCTTGCTCGAGATGGCGTTTGCCAGCCAGAGCGGACTTCAAGTAAGCGACGAAGTGTCGACTATTGAGGGACTTTTTAACGAAGAACTTGGTGGCGTGATCGCCGTTCGGCGTGAAGACCGCTCACAAGTTGTGAGCATCATTCTCAGCGCTGGTTTGCATGTGGTCTATGCAGCAGATGCGATTGCCGAGAACCAGATCGTCGTTGGTGCGGAGCTCTACAAGAGTTCACGCACGGGCCTCCAGAAGGTCTGGTCGGAGACGTCGCATGCGGTCGCTCGCCGTCGAGATAATCCCTCATGCGCAGACCAGGAATTTGCGCTGCTCGAGGATGCAACGCGTCCGGGCATCGCGGTCCGCGCGAGCTTCGATCTCGCGGAGCGTCCGGCTGCGCCGTTCCTGAAGCTGGCTCGTCCGCGTGTAGCGATCTTGCGCGAGCAAGGTGTGAACGGACAGGTTGAAATGGCCGCAGCGTTTGATCGCGCGGGCTTCACGGCTGTCGATGTGCACATGAGCGATCTGCTTGCCGGTCGCGCGCATCTGAACGACTTCACCGGCCTCGCCGCTTGCGGTGGATTCAGCTATGGCGACGTGCTTGGCGCGGGCTCCGGCTGGGCGAAGACAATTCTCTACAACGATCAGCTTGCGGAGATGTTTGCGAACTTCTTCGCGCGCGAGAGCACCTTCTCGCTCGGCGTTTGCAACGGTTGCCAGATGATGGCGCAACTTCGCGACCTGATCCCCGGCGCCGCACACTGGCCGCGATTCCTGCGCAACACTTCCGCGCGCTTTGAGGCTCGCATCTGCATGGTGGAGATTCCTGAATCGCCTTCGATCATGTTCGCGGACATGGCTGGATCGCAGATGCCGATCGCGATTGCGCACGGCGAAGGCCGAGTGCACGAAGCGCCTGCTGATGCTGCCGTCGCCATGCGCTATGTCGACACCTACGGCAAGGCAACGCAGCAATATCCGCTGAATCCGAATGGATCGGCCGACGCCATCGCTGGTTTCACGAGCGATGATGGTCGCGCGCTGATTGTGATGCCACACCCCGAGCGCGTCTTCCTGGGTGAGCAGCACACGTGGACCCGCAAGCTTGAACACAGCCCCTGGCAGCGCATGTTTGATAACGCGCGCAAGTGGATTGGATAA
- the purD gene encoding phosphoribosylamine--glycine ligase yields the protein MSECILIVGSGAREHAIAVALARSPQQPEVLCFGSARNPGIAALASAYTTGKTTDAVAVARFAVEHQATIAIVGPEDPLAAGVADALWSAGVPNVGPTASLARLESSKGFTRSLLDTAGIDANPAFERFTSMDGVQEWLDRFPAAHVIKDDGLAGGKGVKVYGDHLHSLEESLAYCEELTAAGRPFVLEEKLIGQEFSLLSFSDGTTLRHMPAVQDHKRAYNNDEGPNTGGMGTYTDADGSLPFLEPNDIALAQSINERTIAALREQCGEPYRGILYGGFIATATGVRLIEYNARFGDPESLNLLTLLESDFVAICRGIADEKLDSVEVKFNAQASVCKYIVPEGYPEAPRKGDDVVLPSGLPSAVTTYLGAVDEKDGQLVATGSRTVGFVAVGSTIAEAEALCQQACDAVSGPFFFRSDIATKPALDLRIRMMKELRAR from the coding sequence ATGTCGGAATGCATCCTCATCGTTGGCTCAGGCGCTCGCGAACACGCTATTGCTGTCGCGCTCGCTCGCTCGCCGCAGCAGCCCGAAGTGCTTTGCTTCGGCAGCGCACGTAACCCCGGCATCGCGGCACTCGCTTCCGCCTACACCACGGGCAAGACGACGGATGCTGTCGCTGTGGCGCGTTTTGCGGTGGAGCATCAGGCGACGATTGCGATCGTTGGGCCTGAAGATCCGCTTGCTGCAGGTGTGGCCGATGCGCTGTGGAGCGCTGGCGTTCCGAATGTGGGGCCTACGGCTTCGCTGGCGCGGCTTGAATCGAGTAAGGGCTTTACCCGTTCGCTGCTGGACACTGCGGGCATCGACGCGAACCCTGCGTTTGAGCGCTTCACTTCGATGGATGGCGTTCAGGAATGGCTCGACCGTTTCCCCGCTGCCCATGTCATCAAGGACGATGGCCTTGCTGGCGGCAAGGGCGTCAAAGTCTACGGCGATCATCTGCATTCACTGGAAGAGAGCCTGGCTTACTGCGAAGAGTTGACCGCTGCGGGGCGTCCGTTTGTGCTGGAGGAAAAGCTCATTGGGCAGGAGTTTTCGCTGCTGAGTTTTTCTGACGGCACAACGCTGCGACACATGCCCGCCGTGCAGGACCACAAACGCGCCTACAACAACGACGAAGGCCCGAACACCGGCGGCATGGGAACGTATACCGATGCTGATGGATCGTTGCCGTTCCTCGAGCCGAACGACATTGCCCTTGCGCAGAGCATCAACGAGCGCACGATTGCGGCGTTGCGTGAGCAATGCGGTGAGCCGTATCGCGGCATCCTCTACGGCGGCTTTATTGCGACAGCAACGGGCGTTCGGCTCATCGAATACAACGCGCGTTTCGGCGATCCTGAATCGCTGAATCTTCTAACCTTGCTCGAGAGCGACTTCGTTGCGATCTGTCGCGGAATCGCCGATGAGAAGCTTGACTCCGTTGAAGTGAAGTTCAACGCGCAGGCGAGTGTATGCAAGTACATCGTGCCTGAGGGATATCCTGAAGCTCCGCGCAAAGGCGATGATGTTGTGTTGCCTTCAGGCCTTCCCTCCGCGGTGACGACATACCTTGGAGCGGTGGACGAGAAGGATGGTCAGCTCGTCGCGACTGGTTCGCGCACGGTGGGGTTTGTTGCTGTGGGCAGCACGATCGCCGAAGCTGAAGCGCTCTGCCAGCAGGCTTGCGATGCTGTCAGTGGCCCGTTCTTCTTCCGTTCGGACATCGCGACAAAGCCCGCGCTGGATCTCCGCATTCGCATGATGAAGGAGCTGCGCGCACGATGA
- the purM gene encoding phosphoribosylformylglycinamidine cyclo-ligase, producing MSKPETIDYKSAGVDIEAGNEAVRRMKQHVAKTHTSAVLSGLGAFGSLFSLKDAVAGLADPVMVQSTDGVGTKTKVTVMAGRYEELGRDLVAAVAGDIAVMGARPLTFLDYLGIHKVEPEIIEAIVRGMSDACAEAGIALVGGETAEMPAVYAPGELDVVGFVTGVVDREKLLDGSTTQEGDVVYGVESTGLHTNGWSLARKLLFQVAKHKVDDTPAELEGKSLADVLLAPHANYVKPIRRALDAGLPIRGMAHITGGGLVENTPRVLPEGFGADIDVRSWAAQPIFALLQKLGNIDAEEMHRVFNMGVGLAIIAPAGLLEELSTAFAPFRVWEIGKVTRAHAGVKLVEAE from the coding sequence ATGAGCAAACCTGAAACCATCGATTACAAATCTGCAGGCGTCGACATCGAGGCCGGTAACGAAGCTGTCCGCCGCATGAAGCAGCATGTGGCGAAGACGCATACCTCCGCCGTGCTCTCGGGCCTCGGCGCGTTCGGCTCGCTCTTTTCGCTGAAGGACGCCGTGGCCGGGCTCGCTGATCCCGTGATGGTGCAAAGCACCGACGGCGTTGGCACGAAGACGAAGGTCACCGTGATGGCCGGTCGCTACGAAGAGCTCGGCCGTGATCTTGTCGCCGCGGTTGCAGGCGACATCGCCGTGATGGGCGCGCGTCCGTTGACCTTCCTCGATTACCTCGGCATTCACAAGGTGGAGCCTGAGATCATCGAGGCGATTGTGCGCGGCATGAGCGATGCTTGCGCCGAAGCAGGCATCGCCCTCGTGGGTGGCGAGACCGCCGAGATGCCTGCGGTCTATGCTCCGGGCGAACTGGATGTGGTGGGGTTCGTTACAGGTGTTGTGGACCGCGAGAAGCTGCTTGATGGCTCGACTACGCAGGAAGGCGATGTGGTGTACGGCGTAGAGTCCACGGGCCTGCACACCAATGGCTGGTCGCTAGCGCGCAAGCTGCTCTTCCAGGTCGCGAAGCATAAGGTGGACGACACGCCTGCAGAGCTCGAAGGCAAGAGCCTTGCGGATGTACTGCTCGCGCCACATGCGAATTATGTGAAGCCGATTCGTCGCGCGCTCGATGCAGGGCTGCCGATCCGCGGCATGGCGCATATCACCGGCGGTGGACTCGTGGAGAACACGCCGCGCGTGCTGCCCGAAGGTTTTGGTGCGGACATCGATGTTCGCTCGTGGGCTGCACAGCCGATCTTCGCGCTGCTGCAGAAGCTTGGCAACATCGATGCGGAAGAGATGCACCGCGTCTTCAACATGGGTGTTGGTCTTGCGATCATCGCTCCTGCCGGACTGCTTGAAGAGTTGAGCACGGCGTTTGCGCCCTTCCGCGTTTGGGAGATCGGCAAGGTCACGAGAGCACATGCGGGCGTCAAGCTCGTGGAGGCAGAGTGA
- the purE gene encoding 5-(carboxyamino)imidazole ribonucleotide mutase — protein MTTKKKVAPVAGIIMGSKSDWPTMEAAAKTLDEFGVAYEVEVVSAHRTPDKMMRYAESAKARGLRAIIAGAGGAAHLPGMVASKTTVPVLGIPVKSRALNGLDSLLSIAQMPAGVPVATFAIGEAGARNAALFLVSMLAAHDETLAKKIELFRSKQTKTVLKGPDPRK, from the coding sequence ATGACAACGAAGAAGAAGGTCGCGCCCGTTGCGGGCATCATCATGGGCTCGAAGTCTGACTGGCCCACCATGGAAGCTGCTGCGAAGACGCTCGATGAGTTTGGCGTGGCGTATGAAGTTGAAGTGGTGAGTGCGCATCGCACGCCCGACAAGATGATGCGTTATGCGGAGTCGGCGAAGGCCCGCGGCTTGCGTGCCATCATCGCTGGCGCTGGCGGAGCGGCGCATCTGCCGGGCATGGTCGCATCGAAGACGACCGTTCCGGTACTCGGTATCCCGGTGAAGAGCCGCGCGTTGAATGGCCTTGATTCGCTGCTTTCGATCGCGCAGATGCCAGCTGGCGTTCCTGTTGCGACGTTTGCGATCGGCGAAGCGGGAGCGCGCAATGCGGCGCTCTTTCTGGTGTCGATGCTCGCGGCGCACGATGAGACGTTGGCGAAGAAGATCGAACTCTTTCGCTCCAAGCAAACGAAGACGGTTTTGAAGGGACCTGACCCCCGCAAATGA
- a CDS encoding 5-(carboxyamino)imidazole ribonucleotide synthase, which translates to MSNASKPRVGILGAGQLALMLAEAGERIGVDVICAGSTGDCAEQVAPLIVVDLEHVDEVQTFADTVDVLTLESENIEAPVLANLTNLAPNAGAVKIAQDRLFEKDFLRFNGVATAPYAEINSLRDLTEALKVIGAPSILKTRRLGYDGRGQVRISHVDEAASAWAHTGGAPCILEGMVDFECEVSLIAARSANGELAFYPLVRNEHRAGILRVSTAPYENKKMQKLAEKHLKSLLQALDYVGVLTVEFFVTYDSLIANEMAPRVHNSGHWTIEGSETSQFENHLRAVLGWPLGSTASKPTVMLNCIGSMPTLEETKAFPALHRHDYGKAAREGRKVGHLTIAAEETATIEEWKKRLAD; encoded by the coding sequence ATGAGTAATGCATCCAAGCCGCGCGTCGGCATTCTTGGCGCTGGACAACTTGCGCTTATGCTCGCTGAGGCGGGTGAGCGCATTGGCGTCGACGTGATCTGTGCTGGGTCCACGGGCGATTGCGCAGAGCAAGTCGCTCCGCTCATCGTGGTGGATCTGGAGCATGTCGATGAGGTTCAGACCTTCGCCGATACGGTGGATGTGCTGACGCTCGAAAGCGAAAACATCGAGGCTCCCGTGCTCGCGAATCTTACGAATCTCGCACCGAATGCTGGTGCCGTGAAGATCGCGCAGGACCGTCTCTTTGAGAAGGACTTCCTTCGTTTCAATGGCGTGGCGACAGCTCCTTACGCGGAGATCAATTCCCTGCGCGATTTGACCGAGGCGCTCAAGGTCATCGGTGCGCCGAGCATCCTGAAGACGCGTCGTCTCGGCTATGACGGCCGCGGTCAGGTTCGCATCTCGCATGTGGATGAGGCTGCATCGGCCTGGGCACATACCGGCGGAGCGCCGTGCATTCTTGAGGGCATGGTGGACTTCGAATGCGAGGTTTCGCTGATTGCTGCACGCAGCGCTAACGGCGAGCTGGCGTTCTATCCACTAGTACGCAATGAACATCGCGCCGGCATTCTGCGTGTTTCGACGGCCCCGTACGAGAACAAGAAGATGCAGAAGCTTGCGGAGAAACACCTGAAGTCTCTGCTGCAGGCACTGGATTACGTCGGTGTGCTCACGGTCGAGTTCTTCGTGACGTACGACAGCCTGATTGCGAACGAGATGGCCCCGCGTGTTCACAACAGCGGCCACTGGACGATCGAAGGCTCAGAGACTTCGCAGTTTGAAAACCATTTGCGCGCGGTACTGGGATGGCCGTTGGGTTCGACGGCGAGCAAGCCCACCGTGATGCTCAACTGCATCGGCTCCATGCCGACGCTGGAAGAGACCAAGGCGTTCCCTGCGCTGCACCGCCACGACTATGGCAAGGCTGCACGCGAAGGACGCAAGGTCGGCCACCTCACGATCGCCGCAGAAGAAACTGCGACGATCGAAGAGTGGAAGAAGCGACTGGCAGACTAG